The Cylindrospermum stagnale PCC 7417 genome segment CTTGTGTAAGTGTTCCCTAAATATTGGCTCAACATCCTTTTATCGGTAGTACAAATTTCAATGAATACTCAAGTTAAACCTCGTCAATTGAGCCTTGGTCTCACATTATTAGCTGTTTTAATGCTGGCAAGTTGTGGTAACAAGCCTGAAGAACCTGTTAGTAACAAGCCTGAAAATCCCGCTCCTGTTTCTCAAGGTAAGCCGTCTCCTAGCGCCGCTATTCCAGCAGCAGCACAAAAGCTAGGGGTTAAACCTCAAAGCGAAACAGCCTGTCCCACCAGCGCACCTGTGAAGGGCAAAATCACTGCCAAACGAGGCAACATCTACCACATTGCTAAGTCGGCTGATTACGCCAAAGTCAAGCCAGAAATTTGCTTTAAAGATACAGCAACGGCAGAAAAAGCTGGCTTTCGTGCGCCAAAATAAAGTTAATTAACTTCTCCCCTGATTAGGGGTAATAATTGCCGCTCCCACCCCGACAATTTCTGAAAGGGGTGGGATTCTTCTTTCAAGCAGTTAACTTATGCTCTGGAGTTACTCCAAGCTACTACTCGGCGTTGAGGATTTTTGGGACTTTAAAAAATTCCCCTTCTTGTTCAGGCGCACTTTGAAGGATCGCTTCTCGGTCAGGATAGGGTTGCAACTCATCTTCTCGCGTCACATTACTGACATCAATGGCCCTTGTTGTCGGGGGCACATCGCTGACATCAAGTTCACTCAGCTGTTGAATATAATCCAGAATGCTTCCTAGC includes the following:
- the gatC gene encoding Asp-tRNA(Asn)/Glu-tRNA(Gln) amidotransferase subunit GatC, encoding MIDREQVRKVALLARLELTPEEEAQFTTQLGSILDYIQQLSELDVSDVPPTTRAIDVSNVTREDELQPYPDREAILQSAPEQEGEFFKVPKILNAE